From Methylopila sp. M107, a single genomic window includes:
- the gshB gene encoding glutathione synthase, whose product MKLRVAVQMDPIERINIQGDSSFALMLEAQARGHELSVYTPDRLTQIGRDVFASARPCAVRDIVGNHVSLGAETRIDLARETDVILLRQDPPFDMAYVTTTHMLERVHPKTLVVNDPAQVRNAPEKIFVLDYPHLMPPTIVTRDKAEIAAFRAEHKDIVVKPLYGNGGAAVFRLTEDDLNYGSLIDFFSTSFREPWMVQKFLPAVAKGDKRILLVDGKFAGAVNRVPAEGDLRSNLIRGGAAQTTELSSRESEICETIGPELSKRGLLFVGIDVIDGNLTEINVTSPTGIRAIKRLGGPDVAVATWDAIEARVGAKA is encoded by the coding sequence ATGAAACTCCGCGTCGCCGTCCAGATGGATCCCATCGAGCGGATCAACATTCAGGGCGATTCGAGCTTCGCGCTGATGCTGGAGGCGCAGGCGCGGGGCCATGAGCTTTCGGTCTACACCCCCGACCGCCTCACCCAGATCGGGCGCGACGTGTTCGCCTCGGCGCGCCCCTGCGCGGTGCGCGACATCGTCGGCAACCATGTCTCGCTCGGCGCCGAGACGCGGATCGATCTCGCGCGGGAGACCGACGTCATCCTGCTTCGGCAGGACCCGCCCTTCGACATGGCCTATGTCACGACCACCCACATGCTGGAGCGCGTCCACCCCAAGACGCTCGTGGTCAACGACCCGGCGCAGGTGCGCAACGCGCCCGAAAAGATCTTCGTGCTGGACTATCCGCACCTGATGCCGCCCACGATCGTGACGCGCGACAAGGCCGAGATCGCGGCGTTCCGGGCCGAGCACAAGGACATCGTCGTGAAGCCGCTCTACGGCAATGGCGGCGCGGCGGTGTTCCGGCTGACCGAGGACGACCTTAATTACGGCTCTTTGATCGACTTCTTTTCGACCAGTTTCCGGGAACCCTGGATGGTCCAGAAATTCTTGCCGGCGGTGGCGAAGGGCGACAAGCGCATCCTGCTGGTCGACGGCAAGTTCGCTGGCGCCGTCAACCGGGTTCCGGCGGAGGGCGACCTCCGCTCCAACCTGATCCGCGGCGGAGCGGCGCAGACCACGGAATTGTCGTCGCGCGAATCCGAGATTTGCGAGACCATCGGACCGGAGCTTTCGAAGCGTGGCCTGCTGTTCGTGGGGATCGACGTGATCGACGGAAACCTCACCGAGATCAACGTGACATCGCCGACCGGCATCCGCGCCATCAAGCGGCTCGGCGGCCCGGACGTCGCGGTCGCGACATGGGACGCGATCGAAGCGCGCGTGGGAGCGAAGGCATGA
- the mepA gene encoding penicillin-insensitive murein endopeptidase, whose translation MSAVSKHAVRFGAALSGALLGLAALPTSAQDITPPGFTLQSLKSVGAGTPAKELFGRAATPSQGREESIGFYTNGCMAGGKALPISGPTWQVMRPSRNRYYGRTKTVQFIQRISKRVAANTSWPGLLIGDMSQPRGGPMLKGHSSHQIGLDVDIWLRPMPTADLNMQAREQIMSTNLVAANRTDLNEYYNKNTLQVLKIFASDPEVERVLVNPAIKRRICQDAGSDRAWLQKVRPVWGHDYHTHIRLGCTGGDASCRSQADVVPGDGCGKALDWWFTPGRLFPRPPAKPPKPAPPLTLAGMPKACTAVLNGP comes from the coding sequence ATGAGCGCCGTCTCGAAGCACGCAGTCCGGTTCGGCGCCGCCCTGTCTGGCGCGCTGCTCGGGCTCGCCGCCTTGCCGACCTCCGCGCAGGACATCACCCCGCCCGGCTTCACGCTGCAGTCGCTAAAGTCCGTCGGCGCGGGAACGCCCGCCAAGGAACTGTTCGGCCGCGCCGCAACCCCGAGCCAGGGCCGCGAGGAGTCGATCGGCTTCTACACAAACGGCTGCATGGCGGGAGGCAAGGCGCTGCCGATCTCCGGCCCGACCTGGCAGGTCATGCGCCCGTCCCGCAACCGCTATTACGGGCGCACCAAGACGGTCCAGTTCATCCAGCGGATATCGAAGCGGGTCGCGGCCAACACCTCGTGGCCGGGCCTGCTGATCGGAGACATGTCGCAGCCGCGCGGCGGGCCGATGCTGAAGGGGCATTCGTCCCACCAGATCGGGCTCGACGTCGACATCTGGCTGCGGCCGATGCCGACCGCCGACCTCAACATGCAGGCGCGTGAGCAGATCATGTCCACCAATCTGGTGGCCGCCAACCGCACGGACCTCAACGAGTACTACAACAAGAACACGCTGCAGGTGCTGAAGATCTTCGCCTCGGACCCCGAGGTCGAGCGCGTGCTGGTGAACCCCGCGATCAAGCGGCGGATCTGCCAGGACGCCGGCTCCGACCGGGCGTGGCTGCAGAAGGTGCGGCCGGTCTGGGGCCACGACTACCACACCCATATCCGGCTCGGCTGCACGGGCGGCGACGCCTCGTGCCGGTCCCAGGCCGACGTCGTCCCCGGCGACGGCTGCGGCAAGGCGCTCGACTGGTGGTTCACGCCCGGCCGCCTGTTCCCGCGCCCGCCCGCAAAGCCGCCGAAGCCGGCCCCGCCGCTGACGCTCGCCGGCATGCCGAAGGCCTGCACGGCGGTGCTGAACGGGCCGTAG
- a CDS encoding IS630 family transposase (programmed frameshift) has translation MVRAYSLDLRERAVARVAAGESVRSVAATFQVSVSSVVKWSQRHRATGSAAAKPMGSRRPLRLAGERDWVLARLAAEPHVSLRRLQRELAERGVVASYGAVWSLVRSEKLSFKKTVLASERDRPDVVRRRRRWRSLQRRVDASRLVFLDETWAKTNMAPLRGWSPRGQRLNAKVPHAHWKTMTFLAALRSDRIDAPCVFDGPINGVRFLXYVTEVLIPTLKPGDVVVLDNLGSHKGKAVREAIRNAGARLAFLPPYSPDLNPIEQVFAKLKHMLRRAQERTVETTWRRIPTLLNDFSAEECRNYIVNAGYASI, from the exons ATGGTTCGCGCCTATTCGCTTGATCTTCGGGAGCGCGCGGTGGCGCGGGTTGCGGCTGGCGAGAGCGTTCGTTCTGTCGCGGCGACGTTTCAGGTGAGCGTGTCGAGCGTCGTGAAATGGTCGCAGCGCCACCGGGCGACGGGGAGCGCCGCGGCCAAACCGATGGGCTCGCGTCGTCCGTTGCGGCTCGCAGGCGAGCGGGACTGGGTGCTGGCGCGGCTTGCGGCCGAGCCGCATGTCAGCTTGCGGCGGCTGCAGCGAGAGCTCGCCGAACGCGGCGTCGTTGCGAGTTATGGCGCGGTCTGGAGCCTGGTCCGCTCTGAGAAGCTGAGCTTC AAAAAAACCGTTCTGGCGAGCGAGCGGGACAGGCCGGACGTCGTGCGCCGCCGACGAAGGTGGCGAAGCCTTCAGAGGCGCGTTGACGCCTCCCGTCTCGTCTTCCTCGACGAGACCTGGGCCAAGACCAACATGGCGCCGCTGCGCGGCTGGAGCCCGCGTGGCCAGCGGCTGAACGCCAAGGTTCCGCACGCGCACTGGAAGACAATGACGTTCCTCGCCGCGCTGCGCTCGGACAGGATCGATGCGCCCTGCGTGTTCGACGGTCCGATCAACGGCGTCCGCTTCCTCNCCTACGTGACCGAGGTTCTGATCCCGACGCTGAAGCCCGGCGACGTCGTCGTGCTCGACAACCTCGGCAGTCACAAAGGAAAGGCCGTCCGAGAGGCCATCCGAAACGCTGGAGCCCGGCTCGCCTTCCTGCCGCCCTACAGCCCCGACCTCAACCCGATCGAGCAGGTCTTCGCCAAGCTCAAGCACATGCTGCGCAGAGCTCAGGAACGAACGGTCGAAACCACCTGGCGGCGCATCCCGACACTCCTCAACGACTTCTCCGCCGAAGAATGCCGAAACTACATCGTCAACGCTGGATACGCGTCAATATGA
- a CDS encoding TraB/GumN family protein yields MADGTVERCGIARRRSRIVVSIVLVAALSLGLAARSPHTARADEAPAAPASQAGSWRVEDPRRAETATPPPVMRAADCVGTDLVKSLQARDAANFAKFETSARGVANGQGLLWRIERYGSKPSYLFGTMHSSEAIAKSFDDLVFRALRRSSVVATELPGASTRKVAAELRRLVATRSYRPYGDSLDALPAGLKDQVEAKLAEVGIPPQVAEQLQPWFLALALSRSRCVSSGAGGGADMETADARIERLAVEQGATLVALESAAEQVDALASIPDGVALKMMRQSTEAGMRPEDVESTITGLYSTRRIGYLLAMRGPIWAGVFDVDGYAEFISSFITRRNVTMLRRAVPILDQGGAFIAVGALHLPGEAGMVELLRREGYSVTRIW; encoded by the coding sequence ATGGCTGATGGGACGGTCGAGCGATGCGGGATCGCGCGGCGGCGATCGCGGATCGTCGTCTCGATTGTGCTCGTCGCGGCGCTGTCTCTCGGGCTCGCAGCGCGCTCCCCGCATACCGCCCGCGCCGACGAGGCGCCCGCCGCGCCGGCCTCGCAGGCCGGCAGCTGGCGGGTCGAAGACCCCCGCCGCGCCGAGACCGCCACGCCGCCGCCCGTCATGCGGGCGGCCGACTGCGTCGGGACCGATCTCGTCAAGTCGCTGCAGGCGCGCGACGCCGCGAACTTCGCCAAGTTCGAGACCTCCGCGCGCGGCGTCGCGAACGGGCAGGGCCTGCTCTGGCGGATCGAACGGTACGGCTCGAAGCCGTCCTATCTGTTCGGCACCATGCATTCGAGCGAGGCGATCGCGAAGTCCTTCGACGACCTCGTGTTCCGGGCGCTCAGGCGGTCGAGCGTGGTCGCGACCGAGCTTCCGGGCGCGAGCACCCGCAAGGTCGCGGCGGAGCTTCGGCGCCTGGTCGCCACCCGATCCTACCGGCCCTATGGCGATTCGCTGGACGCGCTGCCGGCGGGCCTGAAGGACCAGGTCGAGGCGAAGCTCGCGGAGGTGGGAATCCCGCCCCAGGTCGCCGAGCAGCTGCAGCCCTGGTTCCTGGCGCTGGCGCTGTCGCGTTCCCGCTGCGTCTCCTCGGGCGCGGGCGGCGGCGCGGACATGGAGACCGCCGACGCGCGCATCGAGCGTCTCGCGGTCGAGCAGGGCGCAACGCTCGTCGCGCTCGAAAGCGCCGCCGAGCAGGTCGACGCGCTCGCCTCCATTCCGGACGGCGTGGCGCTCAAGATGATGCGCCAGAGCACCGAGGCCGGCATGCGGCCCGAGGACGTCGAGAGCACGATCACCGGCCTCTATTCGACGCGGCGCATCGGCTATCTGCTCGCGATGCGCGGGCCGATCTGGGCCGGCGTGTTCGACGTCGACGGCTATGCCGAGTTCATCTCGTCCTTCATCACGCGCCGCAACGTCACGATGCTGCGGCGGGCCGTCCCGATCCTCGACCAGGGCGGAGCGTTCATCGCGGTCGGCGCGCTGCACCTGCCGGGCGAGGCCGGGATGGTCGAGCTGCTGCGCCGCGAGGGCTATTCCGTGACGCGGATCTGGTGA
- the dapB gene encoding 4-hydroxy-tetrahydrodipicolinate reductase has product MRLIVAGAGGRMGRALVRAIAEAEGAELAGAFEREGSDALGKDAGDLAGLGPLGVKVTDDPLSLVVHAEGALDFTVPAATVALSELCAQARIVHVVGTTGLADADLDRLDAAARHATVIRSGNMSLGVNLLAGLARQAARALGPDWDVEIVEMHHRAKVDAPSGTALLLGEAVAEGREIALADHSVRSRDGHVGARREGAIGFATLRGGTVVGDHTVILAGPGERVELGHRAEDRMIFARGAVKAALWGRGRKPGLYGMADVLGLND; this is encoded by the coding sequence ATGCGCCTGATCGTCGCCGGAGCGGGCGGCCGGATGGGCCGCGCGCTGGTCCGCGCCATCGCGGAGGCCGAGGGCGCCGAGCTCGCCGGCGCGTTCGAGCGCGAGGGCTCCGACGCGCTCGGCAAGGACGCCGGCGACCTCGCAGGCCTCGGTCCGCTCGGCGTCAAGGTCACGGACGATCCGCTGTCGCTCGTCGTCCACGCCGAAGGCGCGCTCGACTTCACGGTCCCGGCCGCGACCGTCGCGCTCTCGGAGCTCTGCGCCCAGGCGCGCATCGTCCACGTGGTCGGCACCACGGGGCTCGCCGACGCCGACCTCGACCGGCTCGACGCGGCGGCGCGCCACGCGACCGTGATCCGCTCCGGCAATATGAGCCTCGGGGTCAACCTGCTGGCCGGTCTCGCGCGGCAGGCCGCGCGGGCGCTTGGGCCCGACTGGGACGTCGAGATCGTCGAGATGCATCACCGGGCGAAGGTCGACGCGCCCTCCGGCACGGCGCTGCTGCTTGGCGAGGCGGTGGCGGAAGGGCGGGAGATCGCGCTCGCGGACCATTCGGTGCGCTCGCGCGACGGCCATGTCGGGGCGAGGCGAGAGGGGGCCATCGGCTTCGCGACGCTGCGCGGCGGCACGGTGGTGGGCGACCACACCGTCATCCTCGCCGGCCCCGGCGAGCGGGTCGAGCTCGGCCACCGCGCGGAGGACCGCATGATCTTCGCGCGCGGCGCCGTGAAGGCCGCGCTCTGGGGCCGTGGCCGCAAGCCCGGCCTCTACGGCATGGCCGACGTGCTCGGGCTCAACGACTGA
- a CDS encoding 2,3-bisphosphoglycerate-dependent phosphoglycerate mutase has translation MTVMQRRLVLVRHGQSEWNLKNLFTGWKDPDLTEKGVEEAKEAGRRLKAEGIKFDVAFTSKLKRAQRTGQLMLAELGQRSLPVIEDEALNERDYGELTGLNKDDARKTWGEQKVLMWRRSYEVPPPGGESLRDTVARSLPYFVREVLPQVLQGKTTLVTAHGNSLRALIMTLERLTPDELLKRELFTGAPIIYEVNADSTIAGWKDLSGPAA, from the coding sequence ATGACCGTAATGCAGCGTCGCCTCGTCCTCGTGCGCCACGGCCAGAGCGAGTGGAACCTCAAGAACCTCTTCACGGGGTGGAAGGATCCGGACCTCACCGAGAAGGGCGTCGAGGAGGCGAAGGAGGCCGGCCGCAGGCTCAAGGCCGAGGGGATCAAGTTCGACGTCGCCTTCACCTCGAAGCTCAAGCGCGCCCAGCGCACCGGCCAGCTGATGCTCGCCGAGCTCGGCCAGCGCTCGCTCCCCGTGATCGAGGACGAGGCGCTGAACGAGCGCGACTATGGCGAACTCACCGGCCTCAACAAGGACGACGCGCGCAAGACCTGGGGCGAGCAGAAGGTGCTGATGTGGCGCCGCTCCTACGAGGTCCCGCCGCCGGGCGGCGAAAGCCTGCGCGACACGGTGGCGCGCTCGCTGCCCTATTTCGTGCGCGAGGTGCTGCCGCAGGTGCTGCAGGGCAAGACGACGCTCGTCACCGCCCACGGCAATTCGCTGCGCGCGCTGATCATGACGCTCGAGCGCCTGACGCCGGACGAACTGTTGAAGCGCGAACTCTTCACCGGCGCGCCGATCATCTACGAGGTCAACGCCGACTCGACGATCGCGGGCTGGAAGGATCTTTCGGGCCCGGCCGCCTGA
- a CDS encoding penicillin-binding protein activator — MTAPAAEGASRTEAVKAMFFDLRTIRRSVLAASACALLAACAADDNDRAALDPAPQAAPTPRVESQPLGAPDGLSAAPAPGQSATIGQGTVKVALILPENSSGNARAAAASMKNAAELALAEFNTSDIQLIVKDDGGSAQGAKAAAQSAADEGAKLILGPLFAHSVASAAQVSKQRNVPMVAFSTDQSVASSGVYLLSFMPESDAERIVSYAVSQGKRSFAALLPETGYGSVVEAAFQQAVAKAGGRVVGLERYSLDKTKMAEAASRLAAALPQADALLIPDTAENVQTLVGLLATNGVNLKKLQLLGTGLWDGPAIARDASMSGAWYAAPDDSGYRAFAQRYRDKYGVDPVRTASLAYDATALVASLVKSRGPDALGPDVFTDPSGFSGVDGSFRFGRDGANQRALAVYKVQAGGATMISPPPKNFDDQTAQAAPPKAE, encoded by the coding sequence ATGACGGCGCCGGCGGCCGAGGGGGCCAGCCGGACGGAAGCGGTGAAGGCGATGTTCTTCGATCTTCGGACCATCAGGCGAAGCGTTCTCGCGGCCTCGGCCTGCGCGCTGCTGGCGGCGTGCGCCGCCGACGACAACGATCGCGCGGCGCTCGATCCCGCGCCCCAGGCCGCCCCGACCCCAAGGGTCGAGAGCCAGCCCCTGGGCGCGCCGGACGGCCTGTCCGCGGCGCCCGCGCCCGGCCAGAGCGCGACGATCGGACAGGGCACGGTCAAGGTTGCGCTGATTCTCCCCGAAAACTCCTCCGGCAACGCCCGCGCCGCCGCGGCCTCCATGAAGAACGCCGCGGAACTCGCGCTGGCGGAGTTCAACACCTCCGACATCCAGCTGATCGTCAAGGACGACGGCGGCAGCGCGCAAGGCGCGAAGGCCGCCGCCCAGTCCGCGGCCGACGAGGGCGCGAAACTCATCCTCGGCCCGCTGTTCGCGCATTCGGTGGCGTCGGCCGCGCAGGTCTCCAAGCAGCGCAACGTGCCGATGGTCGCCTTCTCGACCGACCAGAGCGTCGCGTCGAGCGGCGTGTACCTGCTGAGCTTCATGCCGGAATCGGACGCCGAGCGGATCGTCTCCTACGCGGTCTCGCAGGGTAAGCGCTCATTCGCGGCGCTGCTGCCGGAGACCGGCTACGGCTCGGTCGTCGAGGCGGCGTTCCAGCAGGCGGTCGCGAAGGCGGGCGGCCGGGTCGTCGGGCTGGAGCGCTACTCGCTCGACAAGACCAAGATGGCGGAGGCCGCCTCGCGCCTCGCGGCCGCCCTGCCCCAGGCCGACGCGCTGCTGATCCCGGACACTGCCGAGAACGTGCAGACCCTCGTCGGGCTGCTCGCGACCAACGGCGTCAACCTCAAGAAGCTGCAGCTGCTCGGCACCGGCCTCTGGGACGGGCCGGCGATCGCGCGCGACGCGAGCATGTCGGGCGCCTGGTATGCGGCCCCCGACGACAGCGGCTACCGCGCCTTCGCGCAGCGCTATCGCGACAAATACGGCGTCGATCCGGTGCGCACCGCCTCGCTCGCCTATGACGCGACCGCGCTGGTGGCGTCGCTCGTGAAGAGCCGGGGGCCGGATGCGCTCGGGCCCGACGTCTTCACCGACCCGTCCGGCTTCTCGGGCGTCGACGGCTCGTTCCGCTTCGGGAGGGACGGCGCCAACCAGCGCGCGCTCGCTGTCTACAAGGTGCAGGCCGGCGGCGCGACGATGATCAGCCCGCCGCCGAAGAACTTCGACGACCAGACCGCGCAGGCGGCGCCGCCGAAGGCGGAGTGA
- a CDS encoding caspase family protein, whose product MRIRFAASALVLLAALTAPVRAASDMETCADDDLKKSVFELAKLAAAEAACGRALLGAATDEDRQKAVFYRGLTRFLLVVQKGAAAAMKGGDYAPPSPAEVRPALADIEAAAALEGPMKTAALAMRVTIKQATGQEAEAKSDVEQAVKAGPKEATPLVMRALQHEMAGDGEAALADLNRAVELEPKLGTALTQRGELLQRLGELTLARADYAAAAALGAPFARHALTAKSEIELRAGDLQAAYDDLLAAARSQGDLPKAQLAEENARLLVRAGDLALDKLKDEGAAEKHFRDAERLFPNNWNATLGLARLEEARGQLERAKAIYRRVVAGAKGPAQLYERMSATARLALLGLPAAGASVGPFRDTSLTGTAQAKGSPDGLKRAAFIIGAGDYEKLASLPNARRDAAVMANALAEMGFDSVMIAENLGRDGLRAAPAAIAERAPQSDVVLVFYAGHAVEADGINYLIPVDARPESDRELQSGALALADVTAAAAKAKRGSLVIVDACRDDPFVEARAVAAARGGAKAPDAKRLHAGLAATRAAAPNSVVLHSTQAGQPALDGDGLDSPFVRGLLATLATPGKSFDTVVRETTKRVSDSTDARQVPASYGAPPAVALLPPARRR is encoded by the coding sequence ATGCGCATCCGTTTCGCCGCGTCCGCGCTCGTCCTGCTCGCGGCGCTGACCGCGCCCGTCCGCGCCGCCTCCGACATGGAGACCTGCGCCGACGACGACCTCAAGAAATCGGTGTTCGAACTCGCCAAACTCGCGGCCGCGGAAGCCGCCTGCGGGCGTGCGCTTCTCGGCGCGGCGACCGACGAGGACCGACAGAAGGCCGTGTTCTATCGCGGACTGACGCGCTTCCTGCTCGTCGTCCAGAAGGGCGCGGCGGCCGCGATGAAGGGCGGCGACTATGCGCCCCCGAGCCCTGCCGAGGTGCGCCCGGCGCTCGCCGACATCGAGGCGGCGGCCGCGCTCGAAGGCCCGATGAAGACCGCGGCGCTCGCGATGCGCGTCACCATCAAGCAGGCGACCGGCCAGGAGGCCGAGGCGAAGAGCGACGTCGAGCAGGCCGTGAAGGCCGGCCCGAAGGAGGCGACGCCGCTCGTGATGCGCGCCCTGCAGCACGAGATGGCGGGCGACGGGGAGGCGGCGCTGGCCGACCTCAACCGCGCGGTCGAGCTCGAGCCGAAGCTCGGAACCGCGCTCACCCAGCGGGGCGAGCTGCTGCAGCGCCTCGGCGAACTGACGCTGGCCCGCGCCGATTACGCCGCGGCGGCGGCGCTCGGGGCCCCGTTCGCCCGGCACGCCCTCACGGCCAAGTCCGAGATCGAGCTTCGCGCCGGCGACCTGCAGGCGGCCTATGACGACCTGCTCGCCGCCGCGCGCTCGCAAGGCGACCTGCCGAAGGCCCAACTCGCGGAGGAGAACGCCCGGCTGCTGGTCCGCGCCGGCGACCTCGCGCTCGACAAGCTGAAGGACGAGGGCGCGGCCGAAAAGCACTTCCGGGACGCCGAACGGCTGTTCCCGAACAACTGGAACGCGACGCTCGGCCTCGCGCGGCTGGAGGAGGCGCGTGGGCAGCTCGAGAGAGCGAAGGCGATCTATCGCCGCGTCGTCGCCGGCGCCAAGGGGCCGGCGCAGCTGTACGAGCGCATGAGCGCGACCGCGCGCCTTGCGCTGCTCGGCCTTCCGGCGGCGGGCGCCTCCGTCGGCCCGTTTCGCGACACGTCGCTGACGGGGACGGCGCAGGCCAAGGGCTCGCCGGACGGGCTGAAGCGCGCCGCCTTCATCATCGGCGCGGGCGACTACGAAAAACTCGCGAGCCTGCCCAACGCCCGCCGCGACGCGGCCGTGATGGCGAACGCGCTCGCCGAAATGGGTTTCGACAGCGTCATGATCGCCGAAAACCTCGGCCGCGACGGCCTGCGCGCCGCGCCGGCCGCGATCGCCGAACGCGCGCCGCAGTCGGACGTCGTGCTGGTGTTCTACGCCGGCCATGCGGTCGAGGCCGACGGGATCAACTATCTGATCCCGGTGGACGCCAGGCCCGAGAGCGACCGGGAGCTGCAGTCCGGCGCGCTCGCGCTCGCCGACGTGACGGCCGCCGCCGCGAAGGCGAAGCGGGGATCGCTCGTCATCGTCGACGCCTGCCGCGACGATCCCTTCGTCGAGGCGCGCGCGGTCGCGGCGGCGCGCGGCGGGGCTAAGGCGCCGGACGCAAAGCGGCTTCATGCGGGCCTTGCGGCGACGCGGGCCGCGGCCCCCAACAGCGTCGTGCTGCATTCGACCCAGGCCGGGCAGCCCGCGCTCGACGGCGACGGGCTCGACAGCCCCTTCGTGCGCGGGCTGCTGGCGACGCTCGCGACGCCCGGAAAATCGTTCGACACGGTGGTGCGCGAGACCACCAAGCGGGTGTCCGACAGCACCGACGCGCGCCAGGTCCCGGCGTCCTATGGCGCGCCGCCCGCGGTCGCCCTGCTGCCGCCCGCAAGGCGCCGTTAA
- the rsmI gene encoding 16S rRNA (cytidine(1402)-2'-O)-methyltransferase, giving the protein MPRPARLSPSPDTPNDASPTSARAYVLAGQRLTAGPLAPGLHVVATPIGTLADITIRALETLAGADLVFCEDTRVTRKLTSHYGISTPLAAYHEHNAAEMRPMALARLAAGGRIALVSDAGTPLVSDPGFKLVRDAIAAGAAVTAAPGASAVLTALVLSGLPTDRFFFEGFLPSKQQARAGRIAEIARLPATLVLFETGPRVAAALADLAAGLGGRPAALARELTKRFEEVRRGTLPELAAALGSEPAPKGEIVLVIGPPPEEAAPLETDLDAALAAALARGSVKDAVAEVSASTGAPRREVYARALALTKGG; this is encoded by the coding sequence ATGCCAAGGCCCGCGCGGCTATCGCCCTCCCCAGATACCCCCAATGACGCCTCGCCGACGTCCGCGCGCGCCTACGTGCTCGCCGGCCAGCGGCTGACCGCGGGCCCGCTCGCGCCGGGGCTTCACGTCGTCGCGACCCCGATCGGGACGCTCGCCGACATCACCATCCGGGCGCTCGAGACGCTTGCGGGCGCGGACCTCGTCTTCTGCGAGGACACCCGCGTCACCCGCAAGCTCACGAGCCATTACGGGATTTCGACGCCGCTCGCGGCCTATCACGAGCACAACGCCGCCGAGATGCGGCCGATGGCGCTGGCGCGGCTCGCGGCCGGCGGGCGGATCGCGCTGGTCTCGGACGCGGGCACGCCGCTGGTCTCCGATCCCGGCTTCAAGCTTGTGCGCGACGCGATCGCCGCAGGCGCGGCGGTGACGGCGGCGCCCGGCGCGTCCGCGGTGCTGACCGCGCTCGTGCTCTCGGGCCTCCCGACCGACCGCTTCTTCTTCGAGGGGTTCTTGCCGTCCAAGCAGCAGGCGAGGGCGGGGCGGATCGCGGAGATCGCGCGGCTGCCCGCGACCCTCGTGCTGTTCGAGACCGGGCCGCGGGTCGCGGCCGCCCTTGCCGATCTTGCGGCCGGGCTCGGCGGCCGGCCGGCCGCGCTCGCGCGCGAGCTGACCAAGCGCTTCGAGGAGGTCCGCCGGGGGACGTTGCCGGAGCTTGCGGCGGCGCTCGGCTCCGAGCCCGCGCCGAAGGGCGAGATCGTGTTGGTGATCGGCCCTCCGCCCGAAGAGGCCGCGCCGCTGGAGACCGACCTCGACGCGGCGCTCGCCGCCGCGCTCGCCCGCGGTTCGGTCAAGGACGCGGTGGCTGAAGTGTCGGCCTCGACGGGCGCGCCGCGCCGCGAGGTCTATGCGCGGGCGCTCGCGCTGACCAAAGGCGGCTGA
- a CDS encoding YraN family protein, with amino-acid sequence MAARERVRAFRRGIDAETLAAWSLRLKGWRVLARRYSDGPGEVDLVIVRGRTLAFVEVKARVDFASAVEAVTPRQQQRIRRGAEAFLARRPAYAGYVVRFDVVLVAPRRWPKHLPNAFGF; translated from the coding sequence ATGGCCGCGCGCGAGCGGGTGCGGGCGTTCCGGCGCGGGATCGACGCCGAGACGCTCGCGGCCTGGTCGCTTCGGCTAAAAGGCTGGCGCGTTCTGGCGCGGCGCTATTCCGACGGGCCGGGCGAGGTCGATCTCGTGATCGTGCGCGGCCGCACGCTCGCCTTCGTCGAGGTCAAGGCGCGCGTCGATTTCGCCTCGGCCGTCGAGGCCGTCACGCCGCGCCAGCAGCAGCGCATCCGCCGCGGGGCCGAAGCCTTCCTTGCGCGCCGCCCGGCTTATGCGGGATATGTCGTGCGCTTCGACGTCGTGCTGGTCGCGCCGCGCCGTTGGCCGAAACACCTGCCGAACGCCTTCGGATTCTAG